From a single Podarcis raffonei isolate rPodRaf1 chromosome 10, rPodRaf1.pri, whole genome shotgun sequence genomic region:
- the FOXRED2 gene encoding FAD-dependent oxidoreductase domain-containing protein 2, with protein sequence MMPSPSKCVQELLLIFAFSLASCRATDALYHDYCVIGAGPAGLQMAYFLQHAGRDYVVFERSHAPGSFFALYPRHRKLISVNKRYTGKSNSEFNLRHDWNSLLSHNRRLLFRHYSKDFFPDADAMVRYLGDFASMLDLQVRYNTSITRVMLEKDIKAWNGHFFILTDQNAQFYKCSVLLVATGTWVPNKVNFPGSEYVEGYESVSIDPEDFVGQSVLILGRGNSAFETAENILGVTNFVHMVGRSRVRLSWATHYVGDLRAINNGLLDTYQLKSLDGLLEGDLEDLVLVKDKKGKLHITLRFYLENSNSSEAESILLPQDELDNFATRAPYDRAIGCLGWKFDFSIFNKSVGLIQGKGSKKKYPLIKPSYEAKATRGLFVLGTASHSVDFRKSAGGFIHGFRYTARVVHRLLEVRHHGVPWPSSLYPIMQLTNAIVKRVNEASGLYQMFSVLADVILLKENATEFEYLEEYPVGVLQDLEWRTGKKVQNGLFVIVMEYGKNFSGPDKDVFYYNRAVGEARHAWQSNFLHPVIYYYKRLPTEREMRLCPPDWPLPRPDAIHHIVEDFLTDWTAPNAHILPLRRFLENCLETDLRRFYAESCFLFALTRQKLPPFCQQGYMRMQGLMGNERLSRHGVEAGLLEDYTAVDSPDERETGSTQSHNPLLEDHMIPNHQLQHLISTKDEL encoded by the exons ATGATGCCATCTCCTTCGAAGTGTGTGCAAGAACTTCTGTTAATCTTTGCCTTCAGTTTGGCCTCCTGCAGGGCTACTGATGCCCTATACCATGACTACTGTGTCATTGGGGCTGGCCCGGCGGGCTTGCAGATGGCGTATTTCCTCCAACATGCAGGCCGAGACTATGTGGTCTTTGAACGCAGCCATGCGCCCGGGAGCTTCTTTGCCCTGTATCCACGCCACCGGAAGCTTATTAGCGTCAACAAGCGTTACACTGGCAAATCCAACAGTGAGTTCAACCTTCGCCATGACTGGAACTCGCTACTCAGCCACAACCGCCGGCTGCTCTTTCGACACTACTCCAAGGACTTTTTCCCAGACGCTGATGCCATGGTGCGTTACCTGGGGGACTTTGCTTCCATGCTGGACCTCCAGGTGCGTTACAACACGTCCATCACCCGTGTGATGCTGGAAAAGGACATTAAGGCATGGAATGGTCATTTCTTCATCCTAACTGACCAGAATGCTCAGTTTTATAAATGCAG TGTCCTGTTGGTAGCTACGGGAACGTGGGTTCCTAACAAAGTGAACTTCCCCGGTTCAGAATACGTCGAAGGCTATGAGTCTGTGTCCATCGATCCAGAAGACTTCGTTGGCCAATCTGTACTGATCTTGGGCCGAGGAAACTCTGCCTTTGAGACAGCGGAGAACATTTTGGGCGTCACCAATTTCGTGCACATGGTGGGCCGCTCTCGTGTTCGCCTTTCCTGGGCCACTCACTATGTTGGAGATTTGAG AGCCATTAACAACGGCCTCCTGGACACGTATCAGCTGAAGTCCCTGGATGGGCTTCTGGAAGGTGACTTGGAAGACTTGGTTCTCGTCAAGGATAAGAAAGGAAAGCTGCACATCACCCTCCGCTTCTACCTGGAGAACAGCAACAGCAGCGAAGCAGAGtccatcctcctccctcaggACGAGCTGGACAACTTTGCCACTCGAGCACCTTACGACCGCGCCATTGGCTGCCTCGGCTGGAAATTCGACTTCTCCATATTCAACAA gTCTGTGGGGCTGATACAAGGCAAAGGCAGTAAGAAGAAGTATCCTCTGATCAAGCCCAGCTACGAAGCCAAAGCCACCCGGGGCCTTTTTGTTCTGGGAACCGCAAGCCACTCAGTTGACTTCAGGAAATCTGCTGGAGGCTTCATTCACGGGTTCCGATACACAG CTCGCGTAGTTCATCGCTTATTAGAAGTCCGTCACCACGGAGTCCCCTGGCCATCCTCCCTCTACCCCATTATGCAGCTAACGAATGCCATTGTCAAGCGAGTGAATGAGGCATCTGGGCTCTATCAGATGTTCAGTGTGCTAGCGGATGTCATTCTGCTAAAAGA GAATGCCACAGAATTTGAGTACCTGGAGGAGTATCCGGTTGGGGTCCTGCAAGACCTGGAATGGCGCACGGGGAAAAAAGTTCAGAATGGGCTTTTTGTCATTGTGATGGAGTATGGGAAGAATTTTTCTGGGCCTGACAAGGACGTCTTCTATTACAACCGCGCTGTGGGTGAAGCCCGCCATGCTTGGCAGTCCAATTTCCTGCATCCTGTCATTTATTACTATAAACGCCTCCCTACCG AGCGTGAAATGAGGCTCTGCCCACCAGACTGGCCCTTGCCCCGCCCAGATGCCATCCATCACATTGTGGAGGACTTTCTGACAGACTGGACCGCTCCAAATGCCCACATCCTCCCGCTGAGACGGTTCTTGGAGAATTGCTTGGAAACGGACCTGCGCAGATTCTATGCAG AATCCTGCTTCCTGTTCGCCCTCACGCGTCAGAAATTGCCTCCCTTCTGCCAGCAGGGATACATGAGAATGCAAGGGCTCATGGGTAATGAGAGGCTTAGTCGTCATGGAGTAGAAGCAGGACTGCTTGAAGACTACACTGCTGTGGACTCCCCAGATGAGCGGGAAACTGGCAGTACACAGTCACACAATCCTCTGTTGGAAGATCACATGATACCAAACCACCAGCTGCAGCATCTCATAAGCACCAAGGATGAACTTTAG